A window of the Enterobacteriaceae bacterium 4M9 genome harbors these coding sequences:
- a CDS encoding divalent metal cation transporter, giving the protein MSAQEANSKKAFVRNRQSSLIAAIFLMATSAIGPGFITQTATFTATMGAAFAFGILASIVIDYFVQQNIWRVVTLTRMRAAELANTALPGSGYLLSVLVIFGGLVFNIGNIAGAGLGLNALFGLDPKWGGLLSAMLAIYIFSSRRAGVAIDRMMIVLGLVMIALTLYVAIVSQPPLGEALRQSVLPDHINFATITTIVGGTVGGYISYAGAHRLLDKGTVGPDHIHEVSSAATKGIIVVGVMRYILFLAILGVVASGATIDLSGYNANPASQAFQYAAGEFGLRIFGFILWAAAITSVIGAAYTSVSFMTVFRKSFTERQRSIATIVFIAVSLVVYLLMGTAPAALLVFAGGFNGLVLPVGMSLFLYVGWRRADLMAGYHYPRWLLWSGLVICLLTWYMGAMSVGAIFNFLKVV; this is encoded by the coding sequence ATGTCCGCTCAGGAAGCTAACAGCAAAAAGGCGTTTGTACGCAATCGCCAGTCGTCGCTGATTGCGGCAATCTTTTTAATGGCCACCTCGGCCATTGGTCCAGGATTTATCACTCAGACAGCAACCTTCACGGCCACAATGGGGGCAGCGTTTGCCTTCGGCATTCTGGCATCTATCGTGATTGACTACTTTGTGCAGCAAAACATCTGGCGCGTGGTGACACTCACCCGCATGCGCGCTGCGGAGCTTGCTAATACGGCGCTACCGGGCAGCGGTTATCTGCTTTCTGTGCTGGTTATCTTCGGTGGGCTGGTGTTTAACATCGGTAATATCGCCGGGGCTGGACTGGGTCTTAACGCCTTGTTTGGTCTTGATCCTAAATGGGGCGGCCTGTTGAGTGCCATGCTGGCTATCTATATTTTCTCCTCGCGCCGCGCTGGTGTGGCTATCGACAGAATGATGATCGTGCTGGGTCTGGTGATGATCGCGCTTACGTTGTATGTCGCCATTGTCTCGCAGCCGCCGCTGGGCGAAGCGCTGCGCCAAAGCGTACTGCCCGATCATATTAATTTTGCCACGATCACAACGATTGTCGGCGGCACCGTAGGGGGCTACATCAGTTACGCCGGGGCGCACCGCTTGCTTGATAAAGGAACTGTTGGGCCGGATCATATTCATGAAGTGTCATCTGCGGCGACCAAAGGGATTATTGTTGTCGGTGTCATGCGCTATATCCTGTTTCTTGCCATTCTCGGTGTGGTGGCAAGCGGCGCGACCATTGATTTATCCGGGTACAACGCCAACCCGGCTTCGCAGGCCTTCCAGTACGCCGCAGGTGAGTTTGGTCTGCGTATCTTCGGCTTTATTCTCTGGGCTGCGGCCATCACCAGCGTTATCGGTGCGGCGTATACCTCCGTCTCCTTTATGACCGTGTTTCGCAAATCCTTTACTGAGCGCCAGCGCAGCATTGCCACCATTGTGTTTATCGCGGTGTCACTGGTGGTTTACCTGCTGATGGGTACGGCGCCTGCGGCGTTGCTGGTGTTTGCCGGTGGTTTTAACGGCCTGGTGTTGCCGGTGGGCATGAGCCTGTTCCTGTATGTGGGCTGGCGGCGCGCAGACCTGATGGCCGGATATCATTATCCACGCTGGCTGCTGTGGTCTGGTCTGGTGATTTGTCTGCTGACCTGGTACATGGGTGCGATGTCAGTGGGCGCGATTTTTAACTTCCTGAAAGTGGTGTAA
- a CDS encoding YncE family protein, protein MELRSLSATFKPGALLMGALFLTSSFTAFSAQAAEEMLRKPVGKGAYEMVWNPAEPGLFIATSQSRSLDKGGIVYRLDPQTLDVTQIIHNDIKPFGAAVNSKTGMLYFGNTTSSAVTAIDAKTGEVKGRLVLDDRKRSEEVRPLAPRELVVDEATNTVYIGGLGNPSVLWVVDGATMTLRTTITGLGKMNTGLAIDSEAKRIYTTNADGEFITIDTATNNVLSRKKLQEGDAAHMYLNLSLDKAGHRAFVTDSKSAALLVVDTQKGEVIKTVEVPESLAVLFNPVRNEVYVTHRQAGTVSVIDGKTYAVTKTFQTPTHPNSLLLSADGQTLYVSVKQAASRQKEATAPDDVVRIALQ, encoded by the coding sequence ATGGAATTACGTTCTTTGTCTGCGACATTCAAGCCTGGCGCGTTACTGATGGGCGCGCTGTTCTTAACGTCCTCCTTTACTGCGTTTAGCGCGCAGGCAGCAGAAGAAATGCTGCGTAAGCCAGTAGGTAAAGGCGCCTATGAGATGGTGTGGAACCCGGCAGAACCCGGCCTGTTCATTGCCACCTCCCAGAGCCGTTCTCTGGATAAAGGCGGCATTGTCTATCGCCTCGATCCGCAAACACTCGATGTGACCCAGATTATCCATAATGACATCAAACCATTTGGTGCGGCGGTCAACAGCAAAACGGGCATGCTCTATTTCGGCAACACTACCAGCAGCGCGGTTACGGCCATTGACGCCAAAACCGGCGAGGTGAAAGGGCGCCTGGTGCTCGACGATCGCAAGCGCAGTGAAGAGGTGCGCCCGCTGGCGCCGCGTGAACTGGTGGTCGATGAAGCGACCAATACCGTCTACATCGGCGGTCTTGGCAATCCGAGTGTGCTGTGGGTGGTGGATGGTGCGACAATGACGCTGCGCACCACGATTACCGGGTTAGGTAAAATGAATACCGGGCTTGCCATTGACAGTGAGGCGAAGCGCATTTACACCACCAACGCCGACGGTGAGTTCATTACTATCGATACCGCCACCAACAATGTGCTGTCGCGTAAAAAACTGCAGGAAGGCGATGCTGCGCACATGTATCTGAACCTCAGCCTCGATAAAGCAGGACACCGTGCGTTCGTGACAGATTCTAAATCAGCCGCGCTGTTAGTGGTCGATACGCAAAAAGGTGAAGTCATCAAGACGGTTGAGGTGCCGGAATCGCTGGCCGTGCTGTTTAACCCGGTGCGCAATGAAGTGTACGTCACCCACCGCCAGGCAGGCACAGTAAGCGTGATTGACGGTAAAACCTACGCGGTGACCAAAACCTTCCAGACACCGACCCACCCGAACAGCCTGCTGCTGTCGGCAGACGGTCAGACGCTGTATGTGAGCGTTAAGCAGGCCGCGAGCCGCCAGAAAGAAGCAACCGCGCCTGACGACGTGGTGCGCATTGCTCTGCAGTAA
- a CDS encoding 5-oxoprolinase/urea amidolyase family protein — MRFLPVNTRSVMVELPDLEQTLALLAALQAEPLAGIEELIPAARTLLVHFCPYTTSAPELALAIAHRELTAAALQSGPEIIVPVRYCGEDLPEVAEHLGLSVAETIRRHTEHVWQVAFTGFAPGFAYMVSQAGIHVPRRSTPRTRIPPGAVALAGEFSGIYPRESPGGWQLIGETPLKMWDLQRETPALLTPGARVRFVDEARQSTCVSVALKPDALCEEEPVQAPAMTVIAPGLLTLFQDDGRAGQAALGVSPSGAMDSAALHRANRIVGNAPASACLEITCGGLRARVHQQLVVAVTGAPCLLEICNANGQRISAESEQPVALEPGDEISLRAGQHGVRSYLALRGGFVTKPVLGSSAFDTLAQLGPAPLKAGDKLYAAANPAQAVQPGEKSAPWLPGEGDVVTLDVVPGPRTDWFDAQALTLLASQPWRVTPQSNRIGLRLSGEQPLVRSLSAELPSEGTCTGAIQVPASGQPVLFLKDRPLTGGYPVIGAVADYHLDLAGQIPPGAVIRFRILAPFGEITC; from the coding sequence GTGCGTTTTCTACCGGTCAATACCCGCAGCGTTATGGTGGAACTGCCCGACCTTGAACAGACGCTGGCGCTGCTGGCGGCACTGCAGGCCGAGCCGCTGGCGGGCATCGAAGAACTTATTCCGGCGGCCCGCACGTTACTGGTGCACTTTTGCCCGTATACCACCAGTGCCCCGGAGCTTGCACTCGCTATTGCGCACCGTGAGTTAACGGCAGCGGCCTTGCAGTCCGGCCCGGAGATTATCGTGCCGGTACGCTATTGCGGCGAGGATCTGCCGGAGGTCGCGGAGCATCTGGGCCTCAGCGTGGCTGAAACCATACGCCGCCACACAGAACATGTCTGGCAGGTGGCCTTTACCGGTTTTGCGCCAGGTTTTGCCTACATGGTGTCGCAAGCGGGAATCCACGTACCGCGACGCAGTACGCCGCGTACACGCATTCCGCCCGGTGCGGTGGCGCTGGCGGGGGAGTTCAGCGGGATTTACCCGCGAGAAAGCCCCGGCGGCTGGCAGTTGATTGGCGAAACACCGCTCAAAATGTGGGATTTACAGCGCGAAACCCCTGCCTTGCTGACGCCTGGCGCGCGGGTGCGTTTTGTGGATGAGGCCAGGCAAAGCACCTGCGTCAGTGTGGCACTCAAACCTGACGCGCTGTGTGAGGAGGAGCCTGTACAGGCTCCCGCAATGACCGTTATTGCACCGGGTTTACTGACGCTGTTTCAGGACGATGGTCGCGCAGGCCAGGCAGCGCTCGGGGTGTCGCCCTCAGGTGCAATGGACAGTGCTGCACTACACCGTGCTAATCGCATCGTTGGCAACGCGCCCGCCAGTGCGTGTCTGGAAATCACCTGCGGTGGCCTGCGCGCCCGCGTGCATCAGCAGCTTGTTGTTGCCGTTACCGGCGCGCCATGCTTGCTGGAGATATGCAACGCCAACGGTCAGCGCATAAGTGCTGAAAGTGAGCAGCCGGTTGCGCTGGAGCCTGGCGATGAAATAAGCCTGCGCGCAGGTCAACACGGCGTTCGCAGCTATCTGGCACTGCGCGGTGGCTTTGTCACCAAACCGGTTCTGGGCAGCAGCGCCTTCGATACGCTGGCACAACTCGGCCCCGCGCCCCTTAAGGCCGGAGATAAGCTTTACGCCGCCGCAAACCCTGCGCAGGCGGTTCAACCGGGAGAAAAAAGCGCGCCGTGGCTACCGGGAGAAGGTGACGTTGTCACGCTTGACGTGGTGCCAGGGCCTCGTACTGACTGGTTTGATGCACAGGCGCTGACACTTCTGGCCTCGCAGCCGTGGCGCGTTACACCACAGTCAAACCGCATTGGGCTGCGGCTTTCAGGGGAACAACCTCTGGTGCGCAGCCTAAGCGCAGAGTTGCCCAGCGAAGGCACCTGCACCGGTGCCATTCAGGTGCCCGCAAGCGGCCAGCCGGTGCTTTTTCTCAAAGACCGGCCGCTCACCGGCGGCTACCCGGTGATTGGCGCGGTCGCCGATTACCATCTTGATCTTGCCGGGCAAATCCCGCCCGGTGCCGTGATTCGTTTTCGTATTCTGGCGCCGTTTGGCGAGATTACGTGCTGA
- a CDS encoding ATP-grasp domain-containing protein, giving the protein MNHSSSQQHKVLIANRGEIAVRIIRACRDYGFSSVAVYADPDVDSLHVRMADEAWALPGSAPSDTYLNIETLLDVAKRSGATMVHPGYGFLSERAEFARAVTAAGLIWIGPSADTIDQLGDKVQARKIALEAGAPLVKGTAEPVTNAAEVVAFAREHGLPVAIKAAFGGGGRGLKVAWKLDEVEELWHSAVREAQAAFGRGECFLEQYLDRPRHIEAQVIADNHGNVVVLGTRDCSLQRRNQKLVEEAPAPFISEAQRERFHQAARDICLRAGYTSAGTVEFLLSADGRLSFLEVNTRLQVEHPVTEETTGVDIVIEQLRVAQGLPLSVRETPPARGHALEFRINAEDPGKGFLPVPGTITRFAPPSGPGVRLDSGVESGSTIPGHYDSLMAKLIVTGATREQAIARARRALAEFEIDGVASVLPFHRAVLCEADFVERFAVHTRWIETDFSVQLAPAVRTLAPEQTVTQTWIEIDGKRHRLGLPAQLFSTATPSPVGATASAQPQADEGNVTSPISGTLHQWIAADGQAVEEGELIAVMEAMKMEVQVVATRSGTLTRLAGVRDVLEAQMPLARIE; this is encoded by the coding sequence ATGAACCATTCAAGCTCACAGCAGCACAAGGTGCTGATTGCCAACCGTGGCGAAATTGCCGTGCGTATTATCCGCGCCTGTCGCGATTACGGCTTCTCAAGCGTAGCGGTCTATGCCGACCCGGATGTTGACAGTCTGCATGTGCGTATGGCCGACGAAGCCTGGGCGCTCCCAGGCAGCGCACCGTCCGATACCTACCTGAATATTGAAACGCTGCTCGATGTCGCAAAACGCAGTGGCGCAACAATGGTGCATCCAGGCTATGGCTTTTTGTCTGAGCGCGCCGAATTTGCCCGTGCGGTTACCGCGGCTGGGCTTATCTGGATTGGGCCGAGTGCGGACACCATCGACCAGCTTGGTGACAAAGTGCAGGCCCGCAAAATCGCGCTGGAAGCGGGGGCGCCACTGGTAAAAGGCACCGCCGAGCCAGTCACGAACGCCGCTGAAGTGGTGGCCTTTGCCCGTGAGCACGGCCTGCCGGTTGCCATTAAAGCGGCGTTTGGCGGCGGCGGACGCGGGTTGAAGGTGGCCTGGAAACTTGATGAGGTAGAAGAACTCTGGCACTCGGCGGTACGAGAAGCGCAAGCGGCGTTTGGTCGTGGCGAATGTTTTCTTGAACAGTACCTTGACCGCCCGCGCCATATTGAGGCGCAGGTGATTGCCGATAACCACGGCAATGTAGTCGTACTTGGCACCCGCGACTGCTCGTTACAGCGACGCAACCAGAAACTGGTAGAAGAAGCGCCTGCACCGTTTATTAGCGAGGCACAGCGTGAGCGTTTTCACCAGGCCGCGCGCGATATTTGCCTGCGGGCGGGCTATACCAGTGCGGGAACGGTGGAGTTTCTGCTCAGTGCCGATGGTCGACTGTCGTTTCTTGAGGTCAACACGCGCTTACAGGTCGAACACCCGGTTACCGAAGAAACCACCGGCGTTGATATTGTGATTGAGCAGCTACGCGTGGCGCAGGGGCTGCCGCTCAGTGTTCGCGAAACGCCGCCCGCGCGTGGCCATGCCCTCGAATTTCGTATTAACGCAGAAGATCCGGGTAAAGGCTTTCTGCCCGTACCGGGTACCATTACTCGCTTTGCGCCGCCGTCCGGCCCGGGCGTGCGCCTGGACAGTGGTGTTGAAAGCGGCTCAACCATTCCGGGCCATTACGACTCATTAATGGCAAAACTCATCGTTACGGGGGCAACCCGTGAGCAGGCTATTGCCCGCGCGCGCCGGGCGCTGGCGGAGTTTGAGATTGATGGCGTCGCATCCGTACTGCCGTTTCACCGCGCAGTGCTTTGCGAAGCGGATTTTGTGGAGCGTTTTGCGGTACACACTCGCTGGATTGAAACCGACTTTAGCGTGCAGCTAGCACCAGCGGTGCGCACGTTGGCACCGGAACAGACCGTCACGCAGACCTGGATAGAAATTGACGGTAAACGTCACCGTCTCGGCTTGCCCGCTCAGCTTTTCAGTACCGCCACACCGTCGCCAGTGGGGGCGACAGCCAGTGCTCAACCGCAGGCTGATGAAGGTAACGTGACATCACCTATTTCCGGTACGTTGCACCAGTGGATTGCGGCCGATGGCCAGGCGGTTGAAGAGGGCGAACTGATTGCTGTCATGGAGGCGATGAAGATGGAGGTACAGGTCGTGGCTACGCGCAGCGGCACCCTGACACGTCTTGCGGGAGTACGCGACGTGCTGGAGGCACAAATGCCGCTGGCGCGCATTGAATAA
- a CDS encoding GntR family transcriptional regulator: MKKAEPALLTEKTTDTIRHKIVSGELAPGSRLSEAALSEQLAISRNTLREVFRLLTQEGLLRYEPNRGVYVAEPDMAAIIDIYRLRQLIECSALRNAYPLHPAVERMTEAVNQARALSLQQDWTGVGTANMQFHSAIVDLADSERLNRIYRNISAELRLAFGHLNDAELLHAPYVEKNGAILALLNAGQNEQAAQALSAYLDLSQRTVLAALSRRAR, translated from the coding sequence ATGAAAAAAGCCGAGCCAGCCCTGCTCACCGAGAAAACCACCGACACAATCCGTCATAAGATTGTCAGCGGTGAACTGGCCCCAGGCTCCCGGTTATCCGAAGCGGCATTGAGTGAACAACTGGCTATCTCACGCAATACGCTGCGCGAAGTGTTTCGTCTGCTGACCCAGGAGGGATTGCTGCGCTATGAACCCAATCGCGGCGTTTACGTTGCAGAGCCGGACATGGCGGCCATTATCGATATTTACCGCCTGCGCCAGTTAATTGAGTGCAGCGCACTTCGCAATGCCTACCCGCTGCACCCTGCCGTAGAACGCATGACCGAGGCGGTCAACCAGGCGCGGGCGCTCAGCCTGCAGCAGGACTGGACTGGCGTCGGCACGGCCAATATGCAGTTTCACAGCGCAATTGTTGATCTTGCCGATAGCGAGCGACTTAATCGCATTTACCGCAATATTTCAGCTGAATTACGTCTGGCGTTTGGCCATCTTAATGATGCAGAACTGCTGCACGCGCCTTACGTTGAGAAAAATGGAGCCATTCTGGCGCTGCTCAATGCCGGGCAAAACGAACAGGCTGCACAGGCCCTGTCGGCATATCTGGATTTATCACAAAGAACGGTGCTTGCGGCGCTGTCTCGCCGCGCCCGCTAA
- a CDS encoding LamB/YcsF family protein, with translation MKHIDLNSDLGESYGQWRMGDDAAILPVVSSANVACGFHAGDPAGIFSTLKSAQANGVAVGAHVAYPDLVGFGRRNMDIASDELTADVIYQIGALQALARAAGSAVRYVKPHGALYNTIAHDKRQALAVIAAIKAVDPALPLVVLAGSPLVQLAQEEGLTVIAEAFADRAYHADGTLVSRREAGAVLHDPQQVAERMLQLITEGGLASIEGTFTRINADSICVHGDSPGAIEMARQLRALLEQNGIAIRSFTDREQP, from the coding sequence ATGAAACATATCGATTTAAACAGCGATTTAGGGGAAAGCTACGGTCAGTGGCGCATGGGCGATGACGCCGCCATTTTGCCGGTGGTCAGCAGTGCCAACGTGGCCTGCGGCTTTCACGCAGGCGATCCGGCCGGTATTTTTAGCACCCTCAAATCCGCACAGGCCAACGGCGTGGCGGTCGGTGCGCACGTGGCGTATCCCGACCTGGTTGGGTTTGGCCGTCGCAATATGGATATCGCTAGTGATGAACTCACGGCAGACGTCATCTACCAGATAGGTGCCTTGCAGGCACTGGCGCGGGCGGCAGGTAGCGCCGTGCGCTACGTCAAACCGCATGGCGCGCTTTATAACACCATTGCGCATGATAAACGCCAGGCGCTGGCCGTCATTGCGGCCATCAAAGCCGTTGACCCTGCGCTGCCGCTGGTGGTGCTGGCCGGCTCGCCGCTGGTGCAACTGGCACAAGAGGAAGGGCTAACGGTGATTGCCGAAGCCTTTGCCGACCGTGCCTATCACGCCGACGGCACGCTGGTGTCACGCCGTGAAGCGGGCGCCGTACTGCATGACCCACAGCAGGTGGCAGAGCGCATGCTGCAACTCATTACCGAAGGCGGGCTTGCGTCCATAGAAGGCACGTTTACCCGCATCAATGCCGATTCCATCTGCGTGCACGGCGACAGTCCCGGTGCTATTGAGATGGCGCGCCAGCTGCGCGCACTGCTGGAACAAAACGGTATTGCGATTCGTTCTTTTACCGACAGGGAGCAGCCATGA
- a CDS encoding putative hydro-lyase, with protein MNPYIKASSQAIAGAREARDLIRRGFDKPTAGMAPGMTQCNMISLPRDWAFDFLLYAQRNPQSCPVLDVSDAGSFTTVLAEGADLRTDIPRYRVWEHGELADEITDATALWAKHTDLVTFLIGCSFTFETPMREAGIDIRHITDNCNVPMYKTNRLCRPAGRLQGELVVSMRPIAAERVADAVTITGRFPAVHGAPVHVGDPARLGIADIMRPDFGDAVRIEPGEIPVFWACGVTPQAAVMRSGVPFAISHAPGHMFITDVPDSAWQGG; from the coding sequence ATGAATCCGTATATCAAAGCAAGTTCACAGGCCATTGCTGGTGCACGTGAGGCCCGCGACCTGATTCGCCGTGGTTTTGACAAACCTACCGCCGGGATGGCACCCGGCATGACCCAGTGCAATATGATTTCGCTTCCCCGCGACTGGGCATTTGATTTCCTGCTTTACGCGCAGCGCAACCCGCAAAGCTGCCCGGTGCTGGATGTCAGTGACGCGGGGAGTTTTACCACCGTGCTGGCCGAAGGTGCGGACCTGCGCACCGACATCCCGCGCTACCGGGTGTGGGAGCACGGAGAGCTGGCCGATGAAATTACCGATGCCACGGCGCTGTGGGCGAAACACACGGACCTGGTGACATTCCTTATCGGCTGTAGCTTTACCTTTGAAACGCCAATGCGTGAGGCGGGCATTGATATCCGCCACATTACTGATAACTGCAACGTACCCATGTACAAAACGAACCGCCTGTGCCGCCCGGCCGGGCGCTTGCAGGGCGAACTGGTGGTTTCCATGCGCCCAATTGCCGCAGAACGCGTGGCGGATGCCGTCACCATCACCGGGCGCTTCCCGGCGGTGCACGGTGCGCCGGTGCATGTGGGCGACCCGGCACGCCTTGGCATTGCCGACATCATGCGCCCGGACTTTGGCGATGCGGTGCGCATCGAACCTGGCGAAATTCCGGTGTTCTGGGCCTGCGGCGTCACACCACAGGCGGCGGTAATGCGCTCCGGTGTGCCGTTTGCCATCAGCCACGCACCAGGTCACATGTTTATCACCGACGTACCCGACAGCGCCTGGCAGGGAGGTTGA